The Micropterus dolomieu isolate WLL.071019.BEF.003 ecotype Adirondacks linkage group LG11, ASM2129224v1, whole genome shotgun sequence genomic interval ATGCCAGACAGTTGTTTTGAAGACCACAGGGCTAAGTTGCACTTATAGCTTTTAGGAATTTGATTTCTGAGGTATGTTTACATGACAGCCTTCATCGATTTATTTGGACTGTCAGATTGCTAAGTTTTTTGTTGAAGATGGCTTTCTGCTTCTAGCTCCTTTTACCTAGGCTGAAATATTCTTTCCCAACTGAAAGACAGTGTCTGATACTCTTATGTTAGGTGACAACATCTTGAAAGTTCAGTGGCAGTTTGGATAGTTATCTAGGATGGTTACTAATTTTAATTTGTATCATAGTTGTCATATTAACAGTTGTAGGTGTATAATCTGCTGAGAGAATATGGCTGAAGAAATCTTGTAGCATATAGAAATGAAACATGCTAGCTACATTATAGCTGTGCTATTCAGTCATGAGTCTAGACTTGCCAGGTAAGGTGACAGCAAGACATGTTAAGGAACATGCCTGCAGCTAAGCATGGATCCACACATCTCCCTGTTTAAACTAACGACTGTTCTTTAGCTAGTCTGTTGTGGATATTTAGCTAGGTGAATGTCGATATTTTCgtcatatttactgtttaaatgttgacttatTGGGAGTTCACTTTAAAACACTTTCTTCATATAACCTAACCAAATAACATTacattgaaatattaaaaacagtgaatattcataaacattcctgtcaccaaaagcacacccatgctttacaggcctgtagcttGGGATGTGGGCATCAATCGCCACCAAATGGTGAAAAGACTTTGTTCTAAAGCGGCACTGCTCTGCAGAAAAAGGCAGGCACAGCTTTcaggtattgcgcaataatcaACATTGTGCCCGCCGATACTCAGCAACAAATCATCTGATTTTTGGACACAAAAACGGCAAACGTCAGCAATTTTGATGATCGTGTTCAACAGGCTAGGGTATTTGTGGTAGGAGCCTCCTGGCTGTTGTGTTAAAAGACTGATCTTTTGGTTTACTGTGCAGGTAAAGTAAAATGCATTGTCCTTTGTGATGACACATTGTCAGAAGGAATTGGACTGGCTTTCTGTGTAATAGCTTTCTTTTTAGATAATCTTCAGGTTTTTGGGTGTAGCagtttttttgcagtgtatttataaaacaaacatgatggTAATGTTGCCAGGCTGGTGGTGGCGCTAAAAGAGGAATCACCACCAGAATCTACCACCTGGAGACTTCCACCCCAGGAAATTCTCCATTTCTACAAGTAGGACAGACGTGGCTCCAAAAGAATAATTTGTACAAGTACAAGTCGGATTCATTGTGCATTTCAAACACCTTTAATGTTATTGAGCTCTTCCTGgtaataaacataaaatgtaatgggaaaaggaagaaaaggaaacGGCATATAGGATAAACCCATTAATCACTGAATGAAAGTCATGAGTTTTAATTGTTaggtgtggttttgtgttcatgtctttcctgttttagtcttATAGTGTTTCTATagctttatttgatcttgtcatgtttagggttttgtagATAAATCTAGTCCTTTGTTCATTCacatgtttaagttttcttagtatctgtcttgtctcgtattCTAGTTATGTTCTGCATTCTTATCCATGTCTTAGTTTCTTCTACTGGTCCGTGTACTTCgatattattttgtccatgtttgctctgcgttctgtttaatcttagttcagtctgttttccctgttagttgTAGTTTTTTGGTATAttagtgatctgtctgcttatgttctggttcagttatttatattctgtttcttcctggttaTTAGTTTCCCTGTGGCCTTattgttgtctgtttgtttcccctgctgtctctctgcctgcctgtctcattagtcctgatccccctcacctgtgttgctcctgctCCTGCCCGTGTGTGTGCCCGTGTGTGTGCCCGTGTGTGTGCCCGTGTGTGTGCccgtgtgtgtgcgtctgcttgtgtcttcagtctttgtcacgtccttgtgtcgtatgttgagtgttctttcctgttctgtctcttgttctttGGATTACTCTGCCCTTGCTCTGGATTCTTTTGCTTGTTGGATTACTTCAGTTTTGGTCTTTGCCTTGTGCTTCACGTAAGcctgttttgttcagttttgtgtttaataaatgtttttggtcTGCATTTAGGTCCACACCTCAGCTCCCTGCCTTCACTCAGCCAACCCATGACATTAATAGCCTTATATAATGTTTTGCAATCATCCACTTGTAAGCGCATTAACAATATCATACCTGAATTATTCCCATTATGCACAGATGAAGTATGGCCTTGTCCAGTAAACCTCCATCAAACTCTCCATCCTCAAAATCTCCTTCATAGCTCACCAAGAAGCTGGATCCAATATTCCATACCCTCTTTCCGGAGTATGCCCCACTAACTCTCAAGATTTATTTACTGAGAGAAGCCATCGATACATCCATTAATACACACACCAAAAGGTTTCAACTTCAACACAAAGCAATGTGCCAGAGGTAATTGGGTCCCTTGAGAAGTACTATCTCCTGTGATGTCTCCGTTGTTGTCTGTATGCTGACCCCCAAGGATCCAGCTCGGCCAATATGAATCTCACTTCTTCCTTTTTAGCTTTAAGGCCATCTTCTTGGCATTTCGTATACATATCCATCTATATCCATACATCTTCCCTGGATCCTGTAATTGTTCCTGGATGAAGTCAGTGACATGGCCTAAATCTGCATAGTCCCTCTGTCGGCTGAGTCTGCTGTCTTTTAGTATGTGCAGCAAATGATTCCTGCTGATGGCAATCCTGTGCATAAGTGCAAGAGCAGCAAGAATATTATTGTATGACATTCCGAGgttaaaataaaacttgattAGCTGAGTTCTCTCCATTATATGGTAGCAGCAAGCATCTGTAGACCTAAAAGAAACATATGAATTTATAGTAAATTTTCTTGTGCACGCAAGTTATTATCTTGTGggaacaagataaaaaaaaatatcatctTATGGGACTCTGTACTAACGTGTttaaggtgctatacaagtaaaCTTAACTTTGTCTCTGTCCTGTTTTCTGGCCACACAATTACATCAATACTGAACAAATAAGTAATCTCCCTTACAAATCCCCTGGTGCCCAGAGGTTGCACTGAGTGCACTACTGCACTCCAGTTAACTAGCAAGGAAGATGCATGTGCCATCATTACTGACTATAATGAAAGTAGTAAATGTCCAATTTACTGGTGATGACAATCTGGGTTAGCTGAGAATATGCTACCACTTGACCGTGGAAGTCTTACTAAAGccttacacacatttacatgacaaGAGTATAAGTCAAGGCAAATGTGTGTATTATCACAAAATTATAATGTCTATAAGCCACAAGTCTCACATTTGAGGGCACAAAATCAGTTATGGGCAGGGCAAAAATGCATCTTTCAAATCTAACTTTATCAACAAAattaaggggggaaaaaatattatGCAATGAGTTAAACCGATTTacataaacatctaaataaACCATTCCTGACATCTACATCAGCTAGCTAAGCTATCAGGATTGCCACATTGCCCGCGTTTGAAGGAGTAGTCCACGTCTATAtctgtgaaaacacacaaaatataaatttctcccctttgttttcaaatgttttttttatcaaatgtgAACACAGGACAATGGTTTACAGAGCAAATGTGTATGCTATAGCAGACAAAGAatgcaaataataaattcaacaCCGCCTGCCAAGTTAAGTAAACGTTGATATACAGCAAGTACACAGGTCTGAGTAAATCTTACCTAAACCTGTTTGACAAGAACACTTATGTTACACTACACTATGCAAGACAGGACTTTGTAACATACAGATACAGTTCTGTAGACACTTAAACGCCATTCCAGTGAGACACTCCACAACAAAACCAGAACACAAACAAGGAAGTTGCATATGCCATCTGTTTAGACCATTTATTTTGCTCTGTTAACATTTTGACATGCTTAGCTTTTGCTTATGTGAACGCTGCAGATGATTCTCACAATCTGGACATAATCCACTGAACAGTATTGATTGTTCAAGGTCAGGCGCATACATTGTACATCATTCGATCGATCTCTTTATTATGTGCTTTGTACTGTGTGGATGAATATTGTGTTCACACAGCTGCACGCCATTAAATGATTTTGGCATCATTCAAAGCAACACAATGGTCTTATTGTTTGGAAACACTCAGGACCGTCCGGATGCTgtggagcaaaaacaaaacagaaatgagaGGACTTGCACTTATTAATTCTCCATCTGTGGAGCAAATGAGTAAATCATGAATGGTGGAGAAAGTATAGGAGTGTAAATATACCATTTGCCAAACTTCATCAGGTCAATGGCATCATTGACCTGGGCCAAGGTCATGTTGTGAGTGATGAACTCATCCAGCTTCACCTTCTTGTCCAGGTAGGCTTTAACCATCTTAGGCACGCCATCCTTACTCTTGAATCCTGAGCCgtaaagaacacacacacataagagaGCATACTAAACTCCAAATGGAGTCTTATCTTAATAATACTGGCTGAATGATTGCAGAGATCTATCCTACAGCCTTTTTGGttacataaatacagtatgaGAAATGCTTTTGATTGCCAATCACATCCTCTATTCCCAAATCAGAAGCTATTCTGCTAGCATTACAGTTGCTGACATACAAACACTGGAAGAGCAATGCAGAAATTAAATCCACACTGCACAAATGGCCTCTAACATGTTGCAAAAAACCACAGGTTTTTATATTACCCTTactcacatacaaacactgaaaacagccACTTTTTAGTTCTGTGTGGCAGTCCGCATCAAAATTAAACCACCAAGCACAAACGGCACAAATGGGTCTAACAAGCCACAAGCAACACAGTGCCATCAGCAATTACAGTCCTGCCAAGAGTCTGACTTCTCACATTCTCAACAAAAAGTTGCTTTTTGCATTTGTCTGTAATACACCACTCTTATTTCCATTCTCAAACTCACTCCTCTTACAAATAATCAAAAAGGACAAATGACAACCTGTGACCGTGACAGCTACAGTAGTTTCATTAGTTAGTGAGGATGGTCATATTGACTGACAGGCGTCTCACCTCCAAACAGGGAGCCCTTCCATGTGCGTCCAGCGATGAGCTGAATGGGTCGGGCTGCGAAGTCGTACATGTCTGTCCAGCCAACCAGCACGCTGACACCCCAGCCTTTCACACAAGACTCCAAGGCACTGCGCTACAGGAAGGAAAAGCACAAAGTCAGTGTGCTTGTAACCACAGGGCTTCAAATCCTGCGAGAATGTGTGCTTCAATATTTAGATAGCACTTCTTCTTGGGAAAGAATCTTAAATAGAAAAAGCCTTTTTGAGCTAATTTACATCAAATCTTTATGTGAAAGTCCTTATCTGCCTCACCATGACTCCCACATTCCCGACACATTCCAGGGAGTAGTCCACTCCTCCGTTGGTCATCTCAGACAGCACTTGGCTGATGGGTTTAGTGTGATCCTTGGGGTTCACGAAGTCAGTCGCGCCAAACACCTTGGCCTTCTCAAACTTCTCTGGATTGATGTCGACAGCGATAATCCTCTCGGCTCCTGCAGCCTTGCAGCCCATGACTGTAGCCAAACCCACAGCTCCCAGGCCAAACACAGCACACGTGGAGCCCGGTTCCACCTAAAGTCAAAAGACTTCGGTCAACATGGCACTTTAGGATTTCTTAATGCTCCATACagtaataaacatgtttttcctaaATACTGTGGTGCCACAAGCAGTTAGTATGTCAGTAAGTTAGAAGCATTGCTATCCTAACAgtcaaacatacagtacacacctTAGCAGTATTAACTGCTGCTCCATATCCTGTGCAGATCCCACAGCCAAGGAGACAGACTTTGTCTAGAGGGGCAGCGGGGTCGATCTTAGCCAGAGCAATCTGGTTAACCACAGTGTACTCAGAGAAGGTACTGGTTCCCATAAACTGCAGCACTTTCTTCCCCTTACAGGTGAACCTGGAGTCAACTGATGCCATCACATCGTGACGATCAGCAGCCCTGAACAGATCaaatcattaaaatgaaaatacagccGGAGACTACATTTTTGCAgtgaaaggataaaaaaaactaaattccaAACAATGTCCAGGTCAGACACCACCTGAAGCTGCTCCACAGACATGATGAGCACTATGAAATACGTAGAAACATAGACcatcaaatgtatttataacCTTAGGAACACATCCTGGATGAATGAAATTAGGAGATGTAAAGAAAAAGATGACCTCACCATCCTTTTTCACATTGGTTGGTCTTAGGACTCTTACAGAAGCGACATTCTCTACACTGGGAGATGAAGAGAGGGATCACCTTGTCTCCTGAAAATCCAAAAACAATGTTTCCATGTCAAATAAATTGTAGGCCTGcttacacaacaacaaaacaatcaaCAGGTTTGTTGGGCTGTATGGCACAAATATCACCCGCTCCATCCAGTGCCAACATTGCCGCGACAAAGTCTAACAGGGAAAGAAAAATGAGCTGTTAGACAATTTAAACTGTTGACGTTGTAAGCTTTAACTGACCTGGCTGAAATTCAGTGACTCCACTCCCGACACTCTCTACGATGCCGGCTCCCTCGTGGCCGAGGACTGCAGGGAAGCCATCTTTATGCATACCCTCAAACAGATGATACAGGTCTGTGTGGCACACCCCAGTTGCCACAATCTGCAGCGAAGACAACGACCacacaatgaaaacactgaCCTCTGAACAATTGGGTATTGTGCTTGTAGTGACCAGAGGAATGATGATATCCCAaatgattatatttatcaaGAATGTGAGTTTCTCAACCCAAAAGACAGAGAACCCTGCCTGACCCGAAGCTAACCTTCACCCAGCCAGAgggggtgtgtgggtgtgggtggggGGTATGAATGTTGGCACTTCAAAGCATGAACCAA includes:
- the LOC123979325 gene encoding alcohol dehydrogenase 1, translating into MATAGKVIKCKAAVAWEPNKPLVIEEIEVAPPQANEVRIKIVATGVCHTDLYHLFEGMHKDGFPAVLGHEGAGIVESVGSGVTEFQPGDKVIPLFISQCRECRFCKSPKTNQCEKGWAADRHDVMASVDSRFTCKGKKVLQFMGTSTFSEYTVVNQIALAKIDPAAPLDKVCLLGCGICTGYGAAVNTAKVEPGSTCAVFGLGAVGLATVMGCKAAGAERIIAVDINPEKFEKAKVFGATDFVNPKDHTKPISQVLSEMTNGGVDYSLECVGNVGVMRSALESCVKGWGVSVLVGWTDMYDFAARPIQLIAGRTWKGSLFGGFKSKDGVPKMVKAYLDKKVKLDEFITHNMTLAQVNDAIDLMKFGKCIRTVLSVSKQ